One Cucumis sativus cultivar 9930 chromosome 1, Cucumber_9930_V3, whole genome shotgun sequence DNA segment encodes these proteins:
- the LOC105436370 gene encoding protein RKD1, which translates to MDPSWRPKWLDWNYANFGLQENIFEESFLDPEDIVPINTYISEDEVGIWNEMDNGVFGVVEEEPPLLLLECGENEEKEEMVVSNKKGKKRSMRLKSENECSNNNSNNNGSCYSSSKMLSRKVIQEYYYMPITQAAKELNVGLTLLKKRCRELGIGRWPHRKLMSIQTLIKNIKELIEKGDDEEGNGSENYKLKNVLEILENEKKLMEERPDLQLEDNTKRLRQACFKANYKKRKLSGLIINNNNNNNIDDINSQSYFSSSTTTIDDQDHDDYDEEMKYLLSDCSFSSANCMFM; encoded by the exons ATGGACCCTTCATGGAGGCCTAAGT GGCTGGATTGGAACTACGCCAATTTTGGGTTAcaagaaaacatttttgaaGAGTCTTTTTTGGACCCTGAAGATATTGTGCCTATTAACACTTATATATCAG AAGATGAGGTTGGGATTTGGAATGAAATGGATAATGGGGTATTTGGGGTTGTTGAGGAAGAGCCGCCATTGTTACTGCTGGAATGTGGAGAAAATgaggaaaaggaagagatgGTGGTGAGTAATAAGAAGGGGAAGAAAAGATCAATGCGTTTGAAATCAGAAAATGAATGTAGCAACAATAACAGTAATAATAATGGGAGCTGTTATTCATCATCAAAAATGTTGTCAAGAAAAGTAATACAAGAGTATTACTATATGCCTATAACTCAAGCTGCTAAAGAGCTTAATGTTGGACTTACTCTTTTGAAGAAGAGATGTAGAGAATTGGGTATAGGAAGATGGCCTCATAGGAAGTTGATGAGCATACAAACCCTAATCAAGAATATTAAg GAGCTGATTGAAAAGGgagatgatgaagaaggaaATGGATCAGAGAATTATAAGTTGAAGAATGTATTGGAAATATTAGAGAATGAGAAGAAATTAATGGAGGAGAGACCAGATCTGCAGTTAGAAGACAACACAAAGAGGCTTAGACAAGCTTGTTTCAAAGCCaattacaagaaaagaaagctCTCTGGATTAATcatcaataataacaataacaacaacattGATGATATAAATTCCCAAAGTTATTTCTCATCCTCAACCACTACCATTGATGATCAAGACCATGATGATTATGATGAAGAGATGAAGTATCTCTTATCTGATTGCTCCTTTTCTTCTGCTAATTGCATGTtcatgtaa